A region from the Anaeromyxobacter diazotrophicus genome encodes:
- a CDS encoding sensor histidine kinase — protein sequence MRHVGDVWRRLDRSVRARILLPTALLFATTLALMVMSAVEFYASDMERGLQEKSEIFAGMVVNGVNDTMLHGTPEQLPDVLALVMAHRTDIESISLIRPTGEVHSSSRRELVGTRPWGNLGRFGSPTVVNAPGGNPAQYAVLQPIPNSAACASCHGTAQRYNGWLDLRFNRKAIITQQTRLTHTLVTSAAVAFVCLMVIAWWLVGREAVAPLKRLVASMKRAESGDLSVTADEGRADELGVAARGFDAMLAALRRSQNELEAFYRERMVRADRFAAVGELATGLAHEIKNPLAGLSGALELLAEDLASSPRQAEVVTEMRHQVARLGNTMESLLSFARPPKARLRTTDVNATLEKVLFLVRQQRRGASVALTLELGQTLPPVLADPNQLEQVLLNICLNACQAMDGKGKLVLRTFEIDGRVTVEIEDDGPGIPAEVRQHMFKPFFTTKREGNGLGLAISARIVAEHGGHIGYRCPPAGGTIFAVTLQRALPAGPDRSPEHAT from the coding sequence ATGCGACATGTCGGCGACGTGTGGCGGCGCCTCGACCGGAGCGTGCGCGCGCGCATCCTCCTGCCGACGGCGCTCCTGTTCGCCACCACGCTCGCGCTCATGGTGATGTCGGCGGTCGAGTTCTACGCCTCGGACATGGAGCGCGGGCTCCAGGAGAAGTCCGAGATCTTCGCCGGCATGGTGGTGAACGGCGTCAACGACACCATGCTGCACGGCACGCCCGAGCAGCTCCCCGACGTGCTGGCGCTCGTCATGGCGCACCGCACGGACATCGAGTCGATCAGCCTCATCCGCCCGACCGGCGAGGTGCACAGCTCCTCGCGCCGGGAGCTGGTCGGGACGCGGCCGTGGGGCAACCTCGGGCGCTTCGGCTCCCCGACCGTCGTGAACGCGCCCGGCGGGAACCCGGCGCAGTACGCGGTGCTCCAGCCCATCCCGAACTCGGCCGCCTGCGCCTCCTGCCACGGCACGGCGCAGCGCTACAACGGGTGGCTCGACCTGCGCTTCAACCGCAAGGCGATCATCACGCAGCAGACCCGGCTCACGCACACCCTCGTCACCTCCGCCGCCGTCGCCTTCGTGTGCCTGATGGTCATCGCCTGGTGGCTGGTGGGGCGGGAGGCGGTGGCGCCGCTGAAGCGCCTCGTCGCCTCCATGAAGCGGGCCGAGTCGGGCGACCTGTCGGTCACCGCGGACGAGGGGCGCGCCGACGAGCTCGGCGTGGCCGCCCGCGGCTTCGACGCCATGCTGGCGGCGCTCCGGCGGAGCCAGAACGAGCTCGAGGCGTTCTACCGCGAGCGGATGGTGCGCGCCGATCGCTTCGCCGCGGTGGGCGAGCTCGCGACCGGCCTCGCCCACGAGATCAAGAACCCGCTGGCCGGCCTCTCCGGGGCGCTGGAGCTGCTGGCCGAGGACCTCGCCTCCTCGCCGCGACAGGCCGAGGTGGTGACGGAGATGCGCCACCAGGTGGCGCGGCTCGGCAACACGATGGAGAGCCTCCTCAGCTTCGCCCGCCCGCCCAAGGCGCGCCTGCGCACCACCGACGTCAACGCCACCCTGGAGAAGGTGCTGTTCCTGGTGCGGCAGCAGCGGCGCGGCGCCTCGGTCGCCCTCACCCTGGAGCTCGGCCAGACGCTGCCGCCGGTGCTGGCCGACCCGAACCAGCTGGAGCAGGTCCTGCTCAACATCTGCCTCAACGCCTGCCAGGCCATGGACGGCAAGGGCAAGCTCGTCCTGCGCACGTTCGAGATCGACGGCCGGGTGACGGTCGAGATCGAGGACGACGGCCCGGGCATCCCGGCCGAGGTCCGCCAGCACATGTTCAAGCCCTTCTTCACCACCAAGCGCGAGGGGAACGGCCTCGGCCTCGCCATCTCGGCCCGCATCGTCGCCGAGCACGGCGGCCACATCGGCTACCGCTGCCCGCCCGCGGGCGGCACGATCTTCGCGGTCACCTTGCAGCGCGCGCTTCCGGCGGGGCCGGATCGCAGCCCGGAGCACGCGACATGA
- a CDS encoding sigma-54-dependent transcriptional regulator, translated as MTTSTARILVVDDEKLIRWSVGERLQRDGYEVLAAESGEQALDLVAANAPDLMLLDVRLPGIDGLTTLQRALSINPEVTVLMMSAHSTVDIAVEAMKHGAIDFLVKPFPFQSLDAAVQRALQTARTRRQIAALTSERKSGNAVLGALVGRSGAMESIRSMVSRLAASDATTVLIEGESGAGKEVVARAVHFESARAEKPFMQVNCAALPEHLLESELFGHERGAFTDAHTQKRGLFESAEGGSVMLDEIGDLPPGGQAKLLRLLENKTFRRVGGVHELRADVRVLAATNVNLEERVAEGRFRADLFFRLNVVRILMPSLREHVEDISILAAHFIAKFNQEMKRDVKGVSPAALDVLTGYHWPGNVRELRNVIERAFILHASADEIRPEHLPPELRKLPPQKKQEKLVPQVAEQGIVLEDVEKKLITEAMERANGNQSKAARLLGISRDTLRYRLKKHGMA; from the coding sequence ATGACGACCAGCACGGCCCGCATCCTGGTGGTGGACGACGAGAAGCTCATCCGCTGGTCGGTGGGCGAGCGGCTGCAGCGCGACGGCTACGAGGTGCTGGCCGCCGAGTCCGGCGAGCAGGCCCTCGACCTGGTCGCGGCCAACGCGCCCGACCTCATGCTCCTCGACGTGCGGCTGCCCGGGATCGACGGGCTCACCACGCTGCAGCGCGCGCTCTCGATCAACCCGGAGGTCACCGTCCTCATGATGTCGGCCCACTCCACGGTCGACATCGCGGTCGAGGCGATGAAGCACGGGGCCATCGACTTCCTGGTGAAGCCGTTCCCGTTCCAGTCGCTCGACGCCGCGGTGCAGCGCGCGCTCCAGACCGCCCGCACCCGCCGCCAGATCGCGGCGCTCACCTCCGAGCGCAAGAGCGGCAACGCGGTGCTGGGGGCGCTGGTGGGGCGCTCGGGCGCGATGGAGTCGATCCGGAGCATGGTCTCGCGGCTGGCCGCCTCCGACGCCACCACCGTCCTCATCGAGGGCGAGAGCGGCGCCGGCAAGGAGGTGGTGGCGCGCGCCGTCCACTTCGAGAGCGCGCGCGCCGAGAAGCCGTTCATGCAGGTGAACTGCGCGGCGCTGCCCGAGCACCTGCTGGAGAGCGAGCTCTTCGGGCACGAGCGCGGGGCCTTCACCGACGCCCACACCCAGAAGCGCGGCTTGTTCGAGAGCGCCGAGGGCGGGTCGGTGATGCTGGACGAGATCGGCGACCTGCCGCCGGGCGGCCAGGCGAAGCTCCTCCGGCTGCTCGAGAACAAGACCTTCCGCCGGGTGGGCGGCGTCCACGAGCTCAGGGCCGACGTGCGGGTGCTGGCCGCCACCAACGTCAACCTGGAGGAGCGGGTGGCCGAGGGGCGCTTCCGGGCCGACCTGTTCTTCCGCCTCAACGTGGTGCGCATCCTCATGCCGTCCCTGCGCGAGCACGTGGAGGACATCTCCATCCTGGCCGCGCACTTCATCGCCAAGTTCAACCAGGAGATGAAGCGCGACGTGAAGGGCGTCTCCCCGGCGGCGCTCGACGTGCTCACCGGGTACCACTGGCCCGGGAACGTCCGCGAGCTGCGCAACGTCATCGAGCGCGCGTTCATCCTGCACGCCAGCGCCGACGAGATCCGCCCCGAGCACCTGCCCCCCGAGCTGCGCAAGCTCCCCCCGCAGAAGAAGCAGGAGAAGCTCGTCCCGCAGGTCGCCGAGCAGGGCATCGTCCTCGAGGACGTGGAGAAGAAGCTCATCACCGAGGCGATGGAGCGCGCGAACGGCAACCAGTCGAAGGCCGCGCGTCTGCTCGGGATCAGCCGCGACACGCTCCGCTACCGGCTGAAGAAGCACGGGATGGCGTGA
- a CDS encoding response regulator — MSKIRVLIADDHAILREGVRALLAATDDIEVIGQAADGREAVDACKKLDPDVVLMDIAMPGLGGIEAALEIRKEGLRAKVLVLSQYEDREYVRRLLKAGVSGYVLKKSAGSELVGAIRAVYRGGLVLDPEVARAAMEEQDPQRGGGDPYEALTDREKQVFRLVAEGRSNKEVADDLGISVKTAMSHREHVMQKLDLHNRTELVRLALKLGVIRIS, encoded by the coding sequence GTGAGCAAGATCCGCGTCCTCATCGCCGACGACCACGCCATCCTGCGCGAAGGCGTGCGCGCCCTCCTCGCCGCCACCGATGACATCGAGGTCATCGGGCAGGCGGCGGACGGCCGCGAGGCGGTGGACGCCTGCAAGAAGCTCGATCCGGACGTGGTGCTGATGGACATCGCCATGCCGGGCCTGGGCGGCATCGAGGCCGCGCTCGAGATCCGCAAGGAGGGGCTGCGCGCGAAGGTGCTCGTGCTCTCGCAGTACGAGGATCGCGAGTACGTCCGCCGGCTGCTCAAGGCCGGCGTCTCGGGCTACGTGCTGAAGAAGTCGGCCGGGAGCGAGCTCGTCGGGGCCATCCGGGCCGTCTACCGGGGCGGCCTCGTCCTCGACCCCGAGGTGGCGCGCGCGGCGATGGAGGAGCAGGACCCGCAGCGCGGCGGCGGCGATCCGTACGAGGCGCTCACCGACCGGGAGAAGCAGGTGTTCCGGCTGGTGGCGGAGGGGCGCAGCAACAAGGAGGTCGCGGACGACCTCGGCATCAGCGTGAAGACCGCGATGTCCCACCGCGAGCACGTGATGCAGAAGCTCGACCTGCACAACCGGACCGAGCTCGTCCGCCTGGCCTTGAAGCTCGGCGTGATCCGGATCAGCTAG
- the hemA gene encoding glutamyl-tRNA reductase — protein sequence MLIAVGLNQKGATVADRERLAVRAEEMANVIQGYAALGGVDELVLLSTCYRLEIYAATRCPSAAAVALRRALSERAGGAEVPLFELHGDDALRHMLRVASSLESAVLGEPQILGQVKEAHARATEAGVLGRELNGVLHRVFEVAKRVRTETAIGRAGVSWGNAAAALAEKVLGTVRGRRVLVLGAGEMARLSAQHLREQGAEVVVVNRTLANAEALAAEVGGTARPLEALDEELLLADVVVSAAPAAPAAFAPAALRATVKARRRRDLVMVDLAVPRAIPAESGAIDGVWLCDVDDLARLTQRALADRTQAVADAERVIEEELARFRRDQAERKAAPIIQAMRQHAASIAREEVDRTVKRLGADAEIERRLDAMANAVVSKLLHAPSTRLRRAGVDGPGGERLMAAAVEIFGLPLDGAPPAAR from the coding sequence GTGCTCATCGCCGTGGGCCTCAATCAGAAGGGTGCGACCGTCGCGGATCGCGAGCGCCTCGCGGTCCGCGCCGAGGAGATGGCGAACGTCATCCAGGGCTACGCCGCGCTGGGAGGCGTGGACGAGCTCGTCCTCCTCTCCACCTGCTACCGCCTCGAGATCTACGCCGCGACCCGCTGCCCCTCCGCCGCCGCGGTCGCGCTGCGGCGGGCGCTCTCGGAGCGGGCCGGCGGCGCCGAGGTCCCGCTCTTCGAGCTGCACGGGGACGACGCGCTCCGGCACATGCTGCGGGTCGCCTCCAGCCTCGAGTCGGCGGTGCTGGGCGAGCCGCAGATCCTGGGGCAGGTGAAGGAGGCGCACGCGCGCGCGACCGAGGCGGGCGTCCTCGGGCGCGAGCTCAACGGCGTGCTCCACCGCGTGTTCGAGGTGGCGAAGCGGGTCCGCACCGAGACCGCCATCGGCCGCGCCGGCGTGTCGTGGGGCAACGCCGCGGCGGCGCTGGCGGAGAAGGTGCTCGGCACCGTGCGCGGCCGGCGCGTGCTCGTCCTCGGCGCCGGCGAGATGGCGCGCCTCTCCGCCCAGCACCTGCGGGAGCAGGGGGCCGAGGTGGTGGTGGTGAACCGCACGCTCGCGAACGCCGAGGCGCTGGCGGCCGAGGTGGGCGGGACGGCCCGGCCGCTCGAGGCGCTCGACGAGGAGCTGCTGCTGGCGGACGTGGTGGTGTCGGCCGCCCCCGCGGCGCCGGCCGCCTTCGCCCCGGCGGCGCTCCGCGCCACCGTGAAGGCGCGCCGCCGGCGCGACCTCGTCATGGTGGACCTGGCCGTGCCGCGCGCCATCCCCGCCGAGTCCGGGGCCATCGACGGGGTGTGGCTGTGCGACGTCGACGACCTGGCGCGGCTCACGCAGCGCGCGCTCGCCGACCGGACCCAGGCCGTCGCCGACGCGGAGCGGGTCATCGAGGAGGAGCTGGCGCGGTTCCGGCGCGATCAGGCGGAGCGGAAGGCGGCGCCCATCATCCAGGCGATGCGCCAGCACGCCGCGAGCATCGCGCGCGAGGAGGTCGACCGCACGGTGAAGCGCCTCGGCGCCGACGCCGAGATCGAGCGCCGGCTGGACGCGATGGCAAACGCGGTCGTGTCGAAGCTCCTGCACGCGCCTAGCACGCGCCTCCGCCGGGCCGGGGTCGACGGGCCGGGCGGCGAGCGCCTCATGGCGGCCGCGGTCGAGATCTTCGGCCTGCCGCTCGACGGCGCGCCCCCCGCGGCGCGCTGA